Within the Acidimicrobiales bacterium genome, the region CTCGACGCCGCCCTCGACGCGGCCACCGCCGTCGCCCTGGTGGCCGACGAGATGGGCGACCGCTGCGGCTCGGTGGCCTTCGACGCCGAGGTGCGCCGCCGCCTCCCGCCCCGCAGGCGGGGCGGCCGGGCCGTCGTCGAGACCCTGTTCGACCTGGAGCCGGCGCCCGTGGACAGCGACTACGAGCTGGCCTTCCGCACCGTCGGGCGGGCCAAGCGCTCGCTGGTCGTCGTCCTCACCGACCTGGTGGAGGAGGCGGCCGCCCGCCCCCTGGTGGACGCCGTGCCCGTGCTGGCCCGCCGCCACGCCGTGGTGGTGGCGAGCGTGGCCGACCCCGACCTGGTCGATCTGGTGCGCACCCCGCCCGCCACGCCGCTCGACGCCTACGCCGCGTCGGTCGCCGTCGAGGTGCTGGACGCCAGGGCGCGGGTCGTCCACCAGCTCCGCCGGGCCGGCGCCGAGGTGGTCGAGGCGCCACCGGGGCAGCTGGCGGCGGCCTGCGTCGCCGCCTATCTGGAGCTCAAGCGGCGGGCCCGGGTGTGAGCGCCACCGAGGGCCGCCCCCGCCTCCACGCCAGCGCCCAGTAGACGGCGGCCAGGCCGAACCCCACCGCCAGCGCCGGGCCGACTCCCAGCCCGGCCGGCGTCACGAACCCCTCCACGACGCCGGCGAGGACGAGCCACGGTGCGGTCCCGAGGGCCAGCTCGGCGCCCGCCCGTGCCTCCTCGGCGAGGGCGACGCGGCGCCGGCGGCGGCCCGGGTCGACCACCGCCCACCCCATGCGCAGGCCGGCGGCGCCGGCCACGACGATGCACGACAGCTCGAGCACGCCGTGGGGCGCCACCAGCTGGACGAACACCGACGACCGCCCGCCGGCCACCGCCAGCCCGGCGACCACGCCGATCACCAGGCCGTTGAAGACCAGGGCGGCGGCGGTGAGGACGCCGAGGGTGATGCCGCCGGCGAAGGCGGTGAGCGCCACCCGGATGTTGTTCACGAAGATCTGCGTCGAGAACGAGGTGCTCTCCGCCGTCGAGAAGCCGAGGTCGGCGCCCTGGCGGTCGCGGTCGCCCGCCCCGCCGCCCAGGGCGGCCGGCACCACGCCGGTGGCGGCGGCCGCGTCGCTGCCGGCCCACAGGGCGCCCACGCCGATGGGGGCGA harbors:
- a CDS encoding stage II sporulation protein M, whose translation is MKLDVFLRDGEPAWAELARLVGSAGGRPERLGPEGVRRLGTLYRATAADLALARRRFALDPVVPRLEDLVGRARHLVYAADARRESVGSFLGRRYWRRVMERPALLAVAALLLLAPIGVGALWAGSDAAAATGVVPAALGGGAGDRDRQGADLGFSTAESTSFSTQIFVNNIRVALTAFAGGITLGVLTAAALVFNGLVIGVVAGLAVAGGRSSVFVQLVAPHGVLELSCIVVAGAAGLRMGWAVVDPGRRRRRVALAEEARAGAELALGTAPWLVLAGVVEGFVTPAGLGVGPALAVGFGLAAVYWALAWRRGRPSVALTPGPAA